A window of Terriglobia bacterium genomic DNA:
CCATGCTGTTCTGCCAGTTGGGGCGGGCGCAATCGCTGCGGGAGATCTGCGACGGGTTGGCCAGTTGCGAAGGCAAGCTGGCGCACTTGGGGATCACGCGACCGAGTCGCTCGACTCTGGCTTACGCCAACGCTCATCGTCCCTGGGAGTTGTATCAACAGATTTTTCTGGATTTGCTGGAACGCTGTCGGCAGCGCGGCCCCTTCCCGAAGAAGTTTCGCTTTCGCAACCAGCTGCTCAGCCTGGATGCCACCGTCATTGATCTGTGCGCCAGCGTCTTCGATTGGGCGCGCTTTCGTCGGAGCAAGGGAGCGGTGAAGATTCATATGGTGCTCGATCATGAGGGGTATCTGCCGCACTTTGCCCTCATCACCGAAGGGGCGGTGCACGAAAGCCGCATCGCCTCCACGCTCCACTTTGACGCGGGCACGATTGTGGTCATGGATCGCGGCTTCACCGATTACCGCCTCTACAGTCGTTGGACCGAGGAGGGGGTCTTCTTGGTGTCGCGACTCAAAAGCAATGCTGATTACGGGGTCGCGGAAGACCGACCCGTCCCGGAGCGGGGATCCATTCTCAAAGACCAGATCATTTTCTGGAAGAGTCCAAAAAGTCATCAGGAGTGTCCCCACTTCTTCCGGTGCATTGAGGTGCTTCGTCCCGAGACCGGGGACGTGCTGGTGCTGCTGACCAATCATCTGACCCTGGGGGCCACCACCATCGCCCGCATTTACAAAGATCGCTGGCAGATCGAGTTGTT
This region includes:
- a CDS encoding IS4 family transposase — protein: MNTFCSIFSQLLQLFPRWEFQRRVQESRAERHARGFTCWGQFVAMLFCQLGRAQSLREICDGLASCEGKLAHLGITRPSRSTLAYANAHRPWELYQQIFLDLLERCRQRGPFPKKFRFRNQLLSLDATVIDLCASVFDWARFRRSKGAVKIHMVLDHEGYLPHFALITEGAVHESRIASTLHFDAGTIVVMDRGFTDYRLYSRWTEEGVFLVSRLKSNADYGVAEDRPVPERGSILKDQIIFWKSPKSHQECPHFFRCIEVLRPETGDVLVLLTNHLTLGATTIARIYKDRWQIELFFKALKQNLKVKTFVGTSANALKIQIWTALIAILILKFLQLRSQWGWHLSNLSALLRLNLFTHRNLWHWIDHPLEAPPGVVPLVQQLEFSYR